One Candidatus Omnitrophota bacterium DNA segment encodes these proteins:
- a CDS encoding glycosyltransferase family 4 protein — translation MGEKLNKILLVSYSYKPRIGGLELFVENLAQNQLLKGIDVKIITSRFKKDEKKSERISGLVVERLMPNLFWGENGHWLNNILIFPLLAVHFKSALNIYKSIARFKPQVITICYPTPPAIYFILFGRLLRIPIVVALHGEIVLNVPTVCMVEKILFKFILSNANYVTACSKSILEEAAKFAPRLKKSSSYIYNGVSLGGSSGPPLTKERIHKNNYILSIANLWPYKGIDILLMAMKRVYEKGYQSDLIVIGEGDQRDKLEKMISFLRLEGKVFLKGKVDNENEKNNFLNNCEFFVLPSRVEPFGIVNLEAMAAGKAIVGTRSGGIPEIVKDGINGILVDPFNDIALSEGIMRLLDDCDLSLKMGLRGKEIAQDKAFSWGSVTEQYIEVQKKVLIRE, via the coding sequence ATGGGCGAAAAATTAAATAAAATTCTTTTAGTCAGTTATTCTTATAAGCCGAGAATCGGGGGTTTGGAGTTATTTGTGGAGAATTTAGCCCAAAATCAACTCTTAAAAGGTATTGATGTAAAGATAATCACCTCAAGGTTTAAAAAAGATGAAAAAAAATCCGAGAGGATTTCAGGGTTAGTAGTGGAAAGGCTTATGCCGAATTTATTTTGGGGGGAGAATGGGCATTGGTTGAACAATATTCTTATCTTCCCATTACTGGCTGTTCATTTTAAGTCTGCTCTTAATATTTATAAATCAATTGCTAGATTTAAACCTCAAGTGATAACAATTTGCTATCCTACTCCACCTGCTATTTATTTTATTCTTTTCGGAAGATTGTTAAGAATTCCTATAGTTGTGGCTTTGCACGGAGAAATTGTTTTAAATGTCCCAACTGTGTGCATGGTTGAGAAGATTTTGTTCAAATTTATTTTAAGCAATGCCAACTATGTCACAGCTTGTTCAAAAAGCATCCTTGAAGAAGCCGCTAAGTTTGCCCCCAGATTAAAGAAGAGTTCTTCTTATATTTATAATGGTGTATCTTTAGGCGGTTCTTCCGGGCCCCCATTAACAAAAGAACGTATTCATAAGAATAATTATATCCTCAGTATTGCCAATCTATGGCCTTACAAAGGTATTGATATATTATTGATGGCAATGAAGAGAGTTTATGAAAAAGGGTACCAGAGCGATTTGATTGTTATAGGAGAGGGAGATCAGAGAGATAAGCTGGAAAAGATGATTAGTTTTTTACGGCTTGAAGGAAAGGTTTTCTTAAAGGGCAAGGTAGATAATGAAAATGAAAAAAATAATTTTCTGAATAATTGTGAGTTTTTTGTCTTGCCATCGCGAGTTGAGCCTTTTGGGATTGTTAACCTTGAAGCTATGGCAGCAGGAAAGGCCATAGTAGGCACAAGGTCAGGAGGGATCCCGGAGATTGTAAAGGATGGTATAAACGGGATATTGGTTGACCCGTTTAATGATATAGCGCTTTCCGAAGGGATTATGCGGCTTTTAGATGATTGCGATTTAAGTTTAAAAATGGGATTGCGCGGGAAAGAAATTGCCCAAGATAAAGCTTTTTCCTGGGGTAGTGTTACTGAGCAATATATAGAAGTACAGAAGAAGGTATTGATAAGAGAATAG
- a CDS encoding ABC transporter ATP-binding protein, which yields MESLIIKIKKSVKEVGLSLKLLGKFKKYIFRYWKQQLLMFVLSIIFVIFELINPYLLGREVLDKGILSKNTKAFLMFSLIGALIYIVNMVLSSIHRYVKNYIIRRIHLDLSKDVLKCVNEFSLATLQDRATGEHLFRSTQDVSAVSNVINDVLHNLFLSVFKIILIASIIIFIKWEIVAFMFAYQIAVVILINPYIKKIQNLIVLNSEKSEDLFKRLVEIFSHLYIIKSFGTMSKELKRYFRELISRTRVEIDETKSKITFDFLQTITNKLFFASVGFFGLFLVIKDKMTLGILGVIMIYISKGLESFTELVTSFNQVIINRVSLERVEEIFDTKIELKEPHDAKTLLIEKGKAEFRNVTFGYKKDYYVFKHANFFIMPSTHIALAGASGCGKTTILNLILRLYDVNDGAVLLDNHDVKSLKRRSLYDQISIASQNPLLWDSTIFANIAYRKKNMKMEELIEAAKLAEAHDFIMELPQQYYTIIGEMACKISEGQKQRLSLARAILGNPKILLLDEAMSSLDSATEDKIIDNIRNRFVKSTVILVSHRVSSIKKMDLVYFIEGPNKIEIDTHSKLIEKSPKYRSLFASQLGV from the coding sequence ATGGAAAGTTTGATTATCAAAATAAAAAAATCTGTTAAAGAAGTCGGTTTAAGCCTTAAATTGTTAGGCAAATTTAAGAAATATATCTTTCGCTATTGGAAACAGCAGTTGTTAATGTTTGTTTTGTCAATTATTTTTGTAATCTTTGAGCTAATCAACCCCTATCTTCTTGGAAGGGAGGTTCTTGATAAAGGTATTTTATCAAAAAACACAAAGGCTTTCCTCATGTTTTCTCTTATTGGAGCGCTGATTTATATTGTTAATATGGTGCTTTCCAGTATCCATAGGTATGTAAAGAATTATATTATAAGAAGGATACATTTGGATTTGTCAAAAGACGTTTTGAAGTGTGTGAACGAGTTTTCTTTGGCGACTTTGCAAGATAGGGCTACCGGAGAACACCTTTTTAGAAGTACGCAGGATGTGTCAGCGGTTTCCAATGTTATAAATGATGTTTTGCATAATTTGTTCCTTTCCGTTTTTAAGATAATCCTTATCGCTTCTATTATAATCTTTATTAAATGGGAAATAGTTGCCTTTATGTTTGCTTATCAAATAGCTGTGGTAATTTTGATTAATCCATATATCAAAAAGATCCAGAATTTAATAGTTTTAAATTCTGAGAAATCCGAGGATTTATTTAAAAGATTGGTTGAAATTTTCTCGCATCTTTACATAATTAAGTCTTTTGGCACTATGTCAAAAGAGTTAAAAAGATATTTCAGGGAATTAATTTCAAGGACGAGAGTTGAAATTGATGAAACAAAATCTAAGATTACCTTTGACTTCTTGCAAACCATAACCAATAAGCTATTCTTCGCAAGCGTGGGTTTCTTTGGTTTGTTTCTTGTTATTAAGGATAAAATGACGTTAGGTATCCTAGGCGTTATTATGATTTATATTTCCAAGGGCCTAGAATCATTCACAGAGTTGGTTACTTCTTTTAATCAGGTTATCATAAACCGTGTTTCTTTGGAAAGAGTGGAAGAAATCTTTGATACAAAGATAGAATTAAAAGAACCCCACGATGCTAAAACTTTATTAATTGAAAAAGGAAAAGCCGAGTTTAGAAATGTTACTTTTGGTTATAAAAAGGACTACTATGTATTTAAGCATGCCAATTTTTTTATCATGCCGAGTACTCATATAGCTTTGGCAGGAGCTTCTGGATGCGGCAAAACAACAATTCTTAACTTAATTTTAAGATTATATGATGTTAATGATGGAGCTGTATTATTGGACAATCACGATGTAAAAAGCCTAAAACGCAGAAGTTTATATGATCAGATAAGCATTGCTTCGCAGAACCCTTTGCTTTGGGATAGTACTATTTTTGCCAATATCGCATATCGTAAAAAGAATATGAAGATGGAAGAATTGATCGAAGCGGCAAAGTTAGCTGAAGCGCATGATTTCATTATGGAACTGCCTCAACAGTATTATACAATAATCGGAGAAATGGCTTGTAAGATTTCTGAAGGGCAAAAACAACGCCTAAGCCTTGCGCGGGCTATACTAGGAAACCCAAAAATCTTATTATTGGATGAAGCAATGTCGTCTCTTGATTCCGCAACTGAAGACAAAATAATTGATAATATAAGAAATAGATTTGTAAAATCTACTGTAATACTTGTGTCGCATCGGGTTTCTAGTATAAAAAAAATGGATTTAGTTTATTTCATTGAAGGCCCTAACAAGATAGAAATTGATACCCACTCCAAACTTATAGAGAAAAGCCCGAAATACAGGTCTTTGTTTGCCAGCCAGCTAGGCGTCTAA
- a CDS encoding nucleotidyltransferase family protein: MSKSNCIEKNILVCEKLLLLCANVKSHQKQNEISQLINQGINWQKFLQLAYDNAVSSLTFNSLKFYLPINDIEREALQRLKISYQACTVRNIYYKEELKKIISLLMDKGIKVIPLKGIFLSERLYGDASSRDESVDLDLLIRQEDRAKARPLIERTGYVCEGSGEIKEWEWVDIYSRPKRKIIELHWDITMMARSKERIEGFWQGAQLVEREGIKYYDFLPEELLLYLSAHLTNSDSFRKLRSMCDIDRLLEKYGRQINWDSVVEKSGDWHLRSSLYAALKLQAELFEPKYPRSIVRMLGISLPKRLFINTFANKGVLLKSNLRRRILDNFLAYTFFEIIEASSFNDYLAITKRIFFPPRDSVSTNYILRIINGISKILRKRDCT; the protein is encoded by the coding sequence ATGTCAAAGAGCAATTGCATAGAAAAGAATATCCTTGTTTGCGAGAAGTTGCTTCTTTTATGTGCCAATGTTAAATCCCACCAAAAGCAGAATGAAATAAGTCAATTAATAAACCAAGGTATCAACTGGCAAAAATTCTTGCAGCTTGCTTATGATAACGCAGTTTCTTCACTAACATTTAATTCACTTAAATTTTATCTGCCCATAAATGATATTGAGAGAGAGGCCCTCCAAAGGCTTAAGATATCTTATCAAGCTTGCACAGTTAGGAATATCTATTATAAGGAAGAACTAAAAAAGATAATTTCTTTATTGATGGATAAGGGAATAAAGGTTATCCCGCTTAAAGGGATCTTCTTGTCCGAGAGGCTTTATGGAGATGCCTCTAGCAGGGATGAGAGTGTTGATTTGGATTTATTAATAAGGCAAGAAGATAGAGCTAAAGCAAGGCCATTAATAGAAAGAACAGGGTATGTTTGCGAAGGTTCTGGAGAGATTAAAGAATGGGAGTGGGTTGATATTTATTCAAGGCCCAAAAGAAAGATTATTGAGTTGCATTGGGACATAACAATGATGGCCAGAAGCAAGGAGCGTATAGAGGGTTTTTGGCAAGGCGCCCAATTAGTTGAGCGAGAAGGGATTAAGTATTATGATTTCCTGCCAGAGGAGCTCTTGCTTTATTTATCCGCGCATTTAACAAATAGCGATTCATTCCGTAAACTCAGGTCTATGTGTGATATTGACCGTCTTTTAGAAAAGTATGGCAGACAGATTAATTGGGATAGCGTTGTTGAAAAATCCGGAGATTGGCATCTGCGTAGTTCGCTTTATGCCGCGTTAAAACTGCAGGCAGAATTATTTGAACCAAAATACCCCCGAAGTATTGTCCGTATGCTCGGTATCTCGTTACCTAAGCGTTTGTTTATCAATACATTTGCTAATAAAGGAGTCCTGTTAAAAAGCAATTTAAGGAGGCGCATTCTGGATAATTTTCTAGCGTATACTTTTTTTGAAATAATTGAGGCATCTAGCTTTAATGATTATTTGGCTATAACTAAAAGAATATTTTTCCCTCCAAGAGATTCTGTAAGCACTAACTATATCTTAAGGATTATCAATGGGATATCAAAAATTCTCCGTAAACGTGACTGCACTTGA
- a CDS encoding polysaccharide export protein has product MKLKKISITSAIVFFCLLFPSQNSNLVFSASLEIGRTRSGSAAATSKEGMGYVVEGGSGVSTDQNVEYYIAPEDEMEIFVWQNPDLTATVIVGPDGYISYPLVGRIKVSGFTVSKLENILRDKLTEYVKNPQVSLIMKKFAGNKVVVLGEVTYPGIYTYKGSLDLTDALALAGDFTEEAHKDSVLIVHNIGTKEAKVKRINFVKLFTGSSLKPEDLLLRPNDVIFVPKTFIANFNKAMTDLNMVVNNANTGLQVRKEIRRLGRHDR; this is encoded by the coding sequence ATGAAATTAAAGAAAATTTCCATTACATCTGCAATTGTTTTTTTCTGCTTGTTGTTCCCATCTCAAAATTCTAATCTTGTTTTTTCTGCTTCTCTTGAAATCGGCCGGACAAGATCCGGCTCTGCTGCAGCTACATCCAAAGAAGGTATGGGTTATGTGGTTGAAGGCGGTTCGGGTGTATCTACTGATCAGAACGTAGAATATTATATTGCGCCTGAAGATGAAATGGAGATTTTCGTTTGGCAAAACCCTGATCTTACAGCTACCGTTATTGTCGGGCCGGACGGATACATATCTTATCCTTTGGTCGGAAGGATCAAAGTTTCCGGTTTTACTGTAAGCAAGCTGGAGAACATCCTGAGAGATAAGCTAACTGAGTATGTTAAAAATCCCCAAGTTTCCTTAATTATGAAAAAGTTTGCCGGTAATAAAGTTGTTGTTTTGGGGGAGGTTACATACCCGGGGATTTATACATATAAAGGGTCTTTGGATCTGACGGATGCACTTGCTTTAGCAGGAGATTTTACCGAAGAAGCGCATAAGGATAGCGTGCTTATTGTGCATAATATTGGGACCAAAGAAGCAAAAGTAAAAAGGATTAATTTTGTAAAATTATTTACTGGCAGCTCTTTAAAACCTGAAGATTTGCTTTTAAGACCCAATGATGTTATTTTTGTGCCAAAAACATTTATTGCTAATTTTAACAAGGCTATGACAGATCTAAACATGGTTGTTAATAATGCTAACACAGGATTGCAGGTTAGGAAAGAAATCAGGCGGTTAGGTAGGCATGACCGTTAA
- a CDS encoding glycosyltransferase family 2 protein — protein sequence MKKTSMFEIIIVTYNALSKLKRCLESVQKYTKDFDYLLTIVDNHSTDGTKEYLERLKKIKKVQIIRKEQNIGFCKAANSVLKKSRAKFIVLLDDDVEVTREWLKKMYEQIKSNQRVGIVGCKVVLPDNRINSAEFRINTVELVGVGEIDRGQRNYIRECDSLIGPCWLLRRDVVKKVGYFDERFFPCEFEDVDYCLRVRLAGYKIVYCGEVKIVHHHLLRRIKTKYMFNNKKMFFKKWKNLLSNFPLKDSHQVDKHISNALCLMKHNEFRRSLVELKKAEKIDKRFQEPLYKGIVFEGLKLDTHAIREFRKAVKLNPGNFLALLRLAFLYRKKRCFKDAKVFSKQSLDLIPNDQSSLAHFINESRLVSRVCNTHLC from the coding sequence ATGAAAAAAACCTCAATGTTTGAAATAATCATTGTTACTTATAACGCCTTGTCCAAGCTGAAACGTTGCTTGGAATCTGTGCAGAAATATACCAAGGATTTTGATTATCTTCTTACTATTGTAGATAACCACAGTACGGACGGCACTAAAGAGTATTTAGAAAGACTCAAAAAGATAAAGAAGGTGCAGATTATTAGAAAAGAACAGAATATAGGTTTTTGTAAGGCGGCAAATAGCGTTTTAAAGAAAAGTAGGGCAAAGTTTATAGTCTTACTTGATGATGATGTGGAGGTTACTAGGGAATGGCTTAAGAAGATGTATGAGCAGATTAAAAGCAATCAACGAGTGGGAATAGTTGGCTGTAAAGTTGTCCTCCCCGATAATCGGATAAATTCTGCTGAATTTAGAATTAATACGGTTGAGTTGGTAGGCGTAGGTGAAATAGATAGAGGGCAGCGTAATTACATAAGAGAGTGTGATTCCTTAATTGGCCCGTGCTGGTTGCTGCGCAGGGATGTTGTTAAAAAAGTAGGTTATTTTGACGAAAGATTTTTCCCTTGTGAATTTGAAGATGTAGATTATTGCTTAAGGGTAAGGCTTGCTGGGTATAAAATAGTTTACTGTGGAGAAGTTAAGATTGTTCATCACCATCTTCTAAGAAGGATAAAAACCAAATATATGTTTAACAATAAGAAAATGTTTTTTAAGAAGTGGAAAAATTTGTTATCAAATTTTCCGCTTAAAGACAGTCATCAGGTTGATAAACATATATCTAATGCTTTGTGTTTAATGAAGCATAATGAATTCCGAAGGTCGTTGGTTGAGTTAAAGAAAGCAGAGAAGATCGATAAAAGGTTCCAGGAGCCTTTATATAAAGGAATAGTTTTTGAGGGGCTTAAATTAGATACACATGCTATCCGGGAATTTAGAAAAGCAGTAAAACTAAATCCGGGTAATTTCTTAGCTTTATTGCGATTAGCTTTTTTGTATCGGAAAAAACGCTGTTTTAAAGATGCGAAGGTGTTTTCTAAGCAAAGCCTTGATTTAATTCCTAATGATCAAAGCAGCTTGGCGCATTTTATTAATGAAAGCAGGTTAGTTTCCCGAGTATGTAATACTCATTTATGCTAA